A region from the Francisella orientalis FNO12 genome encodes:
- a CDS encoding multicopper oxidase domain-containing protein — MKDYVWKINNQTWPNVTPIELKYGKMHLFEIDNETEMSHPIHIYDYDFKVVKINGKSIDDGVIRDTLYVEPKSSVTIALKANELGKWFIHYHMHSGMMTFIETKRTNV; from the coding sequence ATGAAGGATTATGTTTGGAAAATTAATAATCAGACATGGCCAAATGTCACTCCTATAGAGTTAAAATATGGTAAGATGCATTTGTTTGAAATAGATAATGAGACAGAGATGTCTCATCCTATACACATTTATGACTATGATTTTAAAGTTGTTAAAATTAACGGAAAATCTATAGATGATGGGGTTATAAGAGATACATTATATGTAGAGCCTAAATCTAGCGTAACCATAGCACTAAAAGCAAATGAGTTAGGAAAATGGTTTATTCACTATCATATGCATTCAGGAATGATGACTTTTATAGAAACCAAAAGAACT
- a CDS encoding cupredoxin domain-containing protein: MHSHYGFQEQTYVEAPLIVYPKNYDNKNDIVVMFQDFSFKKPEKIMSDLKHNDNSNDHIHHMYKGYMAMKPNMQMDLNDVEYDDFLTNYKTDDNPEIKTVILGQTYRLRFINGSTSTNFWINLGDLKGKVIAIDGVDVKPYQSNIFQLAIAQRMDIEVTITKAGTFPILGQVEGQKKQTGVILITDKSNKDLTVSKEANTDLGAFNYKQLEMLHPQKRFYQIR, encoded by the coding sequence ATGCATTCTCACTATGGCTTTCAAGAGCAAACATATGTTGAGGCGCCGTTAATAGTCTATCCAAAAAATTATGATAATAAAAATGATATTGTTGTGATGTTTCAGGATTTTAGTTTTAAGAAGCCTGAAAAAATAATGAGTGATTTAAAACATAATGATAATAGTAATGACCATATACACCATATGTATAAGGGTTATATGGCTATGAAGCCAAATATGCAGATGGATTTAAACGATGTTGAGTATGATGATTTTTTAACTAATTATAAAACAGATGATAATCCTGAGATTAAAACTGTCATACTAGGTCAAACATACAGATTAAGGTTTATAAATGGTTCTACATCGACAAATTTCTGGATAAATTTAGGTGATTTAAAAGGCAAGGTTATTGCTATAGATGGAGTAGATGTTAAACCTTATCAGAGTAATATTTTTCAGTTAGCAATTGCTCAAAGGATGGATATTGAGGTTACAATTACTAAAGCAGGAACTTTTCCTATTTTAGGTCAAGTTGAAGGGCAGAAAAAACAAACAGGAGTTATCTTAATTACTGATAAAAGTAATAAAGACCTTACAGTTTCTAAAGAAGCAAATACTGATTTAGGAGCTTTTAATTATAAACAACTAGAGATGTTACATCCCCAAAAAAGATTCTATCAAATTAGATAA
- a CDS encoding DUF1338 domain-containing protein — translation MSFKILDKLWDQYIETNPHVKQVYDAFVEEGEKPVNDHIALRTLDNPKIDINVLSKPFIDIGYKVCGYYDFEVKKLKAIHLEHSDHTQPKVFISQLLVKEFSSFLQKTIEVCVEAIPNSLLKNPEALLTSGASWSFISYKTYQKLLEESEYATWFYAFGFRANHFTVFINDLKKFREVSEVNDFLKLNGFVLNTSGGEIKGTPADYLEQSSTVSGNSEVKFIEGKKEIPCCYYEFKTKSKWNILDAFSLWLSRANIC, via the coding sequence ATGAGTTTTAAGATTTTAGATAAACTTTGGGATCAGTATATTGAGACTAATCCACATGTCAAACAGGTTTATGACGCATTTGTAGAGGAGGGTGAAAAACCTGTTAATGACCATATAGCTTTAAGGACTTTAGATAATCCAAAAATAGATATAAATGTATTATCAAAGCCTTTTATAGATATTGGTTATAAGGTATGTGGATATTATGACTTTGAGGTCAAGAAGCTAAAAGCTATACATCTTGAGCACAGTGATCATACTCAACCTAAAGTTTTTATTAGTCAGCTTTTGGTTAAGGAATTTAGTTCATTTTTACAAAAAACAATAGAGGTTTGTGTAGAAGCTATACCTAATAGTTTACTAAAAAATCCTGAAGCTTTGTTGACATCTGGAGCTAGTTGGAGTTTTATAAGTTACAAAACTTACCAAAAGCTTCTCGAAGAGTCTGAATATGCAACTTGGTTTTATGCTTTTGGTTTTAGAGCGAATCATTTTACTGTCTTTATTAATGATTTGAAAAAGTTTAGAGAAGTTTCTGAGGTTAATGATTTTCTAAAATTAAATGGCTTTGTATTAAATACTTCAGGCGGAGAAATCAAAGGAACACCCGCAGATTATTTAGAACAATCAAGTACAGTTTCAGGTAATTCTGAAGTTAAATTTATAGAAGGTAAGAAAGAGATTCCTTGTTGTTACTATGAGTTTAAGACTAAATCAAAGTGGAACATTTTGGATGCATTCTCACTATGGCTTTCAAGAGCAAACATATGTTGA
- a CDS encoding M15 family metallopeptidase yields MVKKIIFTEANKESLSHVGKDFFDRDVFLEKSTHLAWLELYKAATKEGISLYIVSGFRSYEYQQKVIDRKLANGQTLEQIMKVNALPGESEHHTGRAIDLTTDGEKEVLTELFESTLAFRWLSKNAHRFGFKMSFPRDNEYGYIYEPWHWCYQK; encoded by the coding sequence ATGGTAAAAAAAATAATATTTACTGAAGCTAATAAAGAAAGTTTATCTCATGTGGGTAAAGACTTCTTTGATCGAGATGTATTTCTAGAAAAATCTACACATCTAGCGTGGTTAGAATTATATAAGGCAGCAACAAAAGAAGGTATTTCTTTATATATAGTATCGGGCTTTAGAAGTTATGAATATCAGCAGAAAGTAATAGATAGAAAACTAGCTAATGGCCAAACTCTAGAACAAATTATGAAAGTGAATGCTTTGCCAGGAGAAAGTGAGCATCATACAGGAAGAGCTATTGATTTGACTACTGATGGTGAAAAAGAGGTCTTAACAGAGTTGTTTGAGAGTACATTGGCTTTTAGATGGTTAAGTAAAAATGCTCATAGATTTGGATTTAAAATGAGTTTTCCTCGTGATAATGAATATGGATATATTTATGAACCTTGGCATTGGTGTTATCAAAAATGA
- the dnaQ gene encoding DNA polymerase III subunit epsilon has translation MSRQVFIDTETTGFDYKIGNRIIEFGAVEVIDRKVTGNNLHFYCNPNYEVEAGALAVHGLTNEFLADKPLFEENVEKMIGFLKGAEVIIHNAAFDVPFINWELGLLKNNKYGTLEQHVAKITDSLELARKKHPLQKSNLDALCKRYHIRNDHRTFHGALLDSELLADVYLAMTGGQTNLVLQTTKNASKNNIDIDFDKLNLRSALENIINTSEHDKYLCDILKLEESNKW, from the coding sequence ATGTCTAGGCAAGTTTTTATAGATACAGAGACAACTGGTTTTGATTATAAGATTGGTAACAGGATCATAGAATTTGGAGCGGTTGAGGTTATCGATAGAAAAGTTACAGGTAATAACCTACATTTCTATTGTAATCCTAATTATGAAGTAGAGGCAGGAGCATTAGCTGTTCATGGACTTACTAATGAATTTCTAGCAGATAAACCGCTTTTTGAAGAAAATGTTGAAAAAATGATTGGTTTTTTAAAAGGTGCTGAAGTGATCATTCATAATGCAGCATTTGATGTGCCATTTATAAATTGGGAGCTTGGGCTTCTAAAAAATAATAAATACGGTACTTTAGAGCAGCATGTTGCAAAAATTACTGATAGTTTAGAACTTGCTAGAAAAAAACATCCTCTTCAAAAGAGTAACCTTGATGCTCTTTGTAAGAGGTATCACATTAGGAATGACCATCGTACTTTTCACGGAGCTTTATTAGACAGTGAGTTGTTAGCCGATGTTTATCTTGCTATGACTGGTGGACAGACTAATCTTGTTTTACAAACCACAAAAAATGCTAGTAAGAATAATATAGATATTGACTTTGATAAGTTAAATTTACGTTCAGCCTTAGAAAATATTATAAATACCTCAGAACACGATAAATATCTTTGCGATATATTGAAATTAGAAGAGTCTAATAAATGGTAA